A stretch of DNA from Rattus rattus isolate New Zealand chromosome 18, Rrattus_CSIRO_v1, whole genome shotgun sequence:
TTACCAGGCACTCACACCAGCCTGCGCCGCCTTCCCCTGCCCTCAAAGGGCTCTAAGGGTGGGGCGAGGGCAGAGCCTGAGGAGCCACTGCTGTGGGGGGCTTGCGGTGCCAAGGGTTAGGAGAGGGGAAGTGAGTCCCTGGTCCAGATATAGCGGAAGGACCAACAGTTATCCAGGCAGGGGAACCTGGGGCTAGTCTCAGGAAGGCCTTCTGGGACACGCTGCTAAAACGAGTTCAAGAactagaaggttctagaagatctccttctccctccctttcctctcgtGGGTTACTCTGCCAGAACTGTGAGGTGTCACCAGTCCCAAGCCGACCTTGTCATCCTTCCTCTGAAGGGCAAGATGGGAAGAGCAGGGCCCCGTGGACCCCCCCCCAAAGGTTCTGCTCTGGTTTCTCCCATGCAGCCTCAGAAGTGGACACATCAACCCCAAACCCCACTGAGCACCCTGAGACACCCCACCTGGGGACGCTGGCAGTGACTGAGGCAACGCCAAACTCCCTGCGCCTCTCCTGGGGTGTGGCCCGCGGCCCCTTTGACTCCTTTGTGGTCCAGTACCAGGACACAGAGGGGCAACCCCAGGCCCTGCTTGTTGATGGGAACCAGGACAAAGTCCTCATCTCAGACCTGAAACCCAGCACTTCCTACAAATTCTTCCTCTATGGCCTCAGTCAAGGGACACGCCACGGACCTGTCTCTGCAGAGGGCACCACAGGTAGGGCCGGGTTAGGAAGGGTGGAAGGTGGCATCAGAAGTGGCTGCCACAGGGAAGGCATGAGGAAACACCGGGAAGGagtcctgcccctgcctcaggcCACTGAACATCCCTCCTGTGGCTCCGTGCCTCACTAGCCCAACTTTACCGACCAATGGGATCAGGATAAGATAACAAAGGGACGTGCTCTAAGTCTCAGAACCCGAATGCATCCCTCTCCAAATCCTTTTCTCCTACCCACTTCCCACAGATCCAGTTCCTGCTGGTCAGGGCCCAGGGGACCCCGGGCCCCGCCTGTCTCAGCTCTCAGTATCAGACGTGACCACCAGTTCGCTGCGGCTAAACTGGGAAGCCCCGCTTGGGGCCTTTGACTCTTTCTTACTACGCTTTGGGGTTCCTTTACCAAGTACCCTGGAGCCGCATCCTCGCCCTCTGCTCCAGCGAGAGCTTATGGTGCCAGGGACGCGGCGCTCAGCCGTGCTTCGAGACCTGCGTCCCGGAACCCTGTACAGCCTTACTCTGTATGGGCTGCGTGGGCCGCACAAGGCAGACAGCATCCAGACCACTGCCCGCACGCTCAGCCCAGGTGAGGACCCACAGGGGCACCAAAGGGCTTTGTACTTTGCAGGGTGGGACCCAGGAAGTGAAGTTTGTGTGGTGAGCGCGGGGTGGAGGGGAGCGGGGGCGTGGagggcgggagggggaggggttgaagACACCTAGAGAGTGACATCTGACCTGAGGAACCTACCGAGAGAGGGAtaacaggaaaaggaaggaaccTGCCTATCCGTGCCCTTAGCCACTGTACCCATCCCTTATGCCCTCAGTTCTGGAGAGCCCTCGGGACCTGCAATTCAGTGACATCGGGGAAACGTCAGCCAAAGTCAGCTGGGTGCCGCCATCATCCAGGGTGGACAGCTTCAAAATCTCCTACCAGCTAGCAGATGGAGGTGAagaccccctcctcccccatgtcctccttcactctcctctcctgccccacctccacccctgcaCACCCGGCTCTCCAGCTGTTCTCAGACTTTTACTTCATGTTTGCAGGAGAGCCACAAAGTGTGCAGGTGGATGGCCGGACCCACACCCAGATCCTCCAGGGGCTCATTCCGGACACTCGCTATGAGGTGACTGTGGTCTCAGTCCGTGGCTTTGAGGAGAGTGAGCCTCTCACAGGTTTCCTCACCACAGGTAAGAGAGActtcccccagccccaggattggtagagaaagagaaagcaagaatggggttgggtggggtgggggatttagctcagtggtagagcgcttgcctagcaagtgcaaggacctgggttcagtcctcagctctgggggtaggggggtggggggctggggggttgggggatggggaatggggttGGGAGAATTAAGGCTACGGATACCTCTGAGCTCCCTGTTCTTGCCCAGTTCCTGATGGTCCCACCCAGCTACGGGCATTAAACTTGACTGACAGATCTGCCCTTCTGCACTGGAAACCTCCCCACAAGCCGGTGGACAAATACAATGTCCAGGTCGCATCCCCTGGGGGTGAGTGAGATGGAGAAGtgtgaggcagggagggggaacagggcACAGCACGGGTAAATAGGAGCTgatgcccctcccaccccccagccccaccctttcAGGCCTCGGCACCTGGCAGCGCTGTGGACTACCCGCTGACGGATCTGTCACTGGACACCAATTACACAGCCACCGTGCGTGGTCTCCGGGGTCCTAACTTCACCTCCCCGGCCAGCATTAACTTCACCACAGGTATagccaggggtgtgtgtgggtcacGGGAGATTTAAGGGAATAGATAGGGGCCTCATCTCAGTCTCTTTTTATCCTTCCCCTTCCAGGGTTAAAGCCCCCCCAGGACTTGGAGGCCAAGGAAGTGACTCCTCGCACGGCCCTGCTCACTTGGACTGCACCTAAGGTTCCACCCACAGGCTACCTGCTCAGCTTTGACACCCCCGGAGGACAGATTCAGGTACCCCGACTTCACTGTCCCTTGGTTAGATTTGGAGGTACCCACTCGGGCTCTCCCCGAGAGTCCCCATGTCACGCTCCACTGACCTGTCCCTTGTCTGTCTCCAGGAAATCCTGCTTCCAGCAGGGACCACCTCACACAGGCTTCTCCGCCTCTTCCCCTCCACCTTCTACAGCGCCCAGCTCCGGGCTATTTGGGGCGAGAGCCTCACGCCTCCTGTGTCCACTTCCTTTACTACTGGTACGAGCTCTGGGGTCTGAGCTTCAGGGGCAGCCGGGGGTCTGAGGTTTGGGGACGAGGACAGACAgactctccacctcccctccacaGGTGGGCTGCGGATCCCCTTCCCCAGGGACTGTGGGGAGGAGCTGAAAAATGGGGCCAGCGCCTCAAAGACCACCACCATCTTCCTCAATGGCAACCGAGAGCGGCCCTTGGATGTGTTTTGTGACATGCAGACTGACGGAGGAGGTTGGCTGGTGGGTTACATTCACCCGTGGATCACTGTGTAGCACGGGGGCTGATGCCAGGGGCCAGAGGCTGATGCTGGCCCCACCTGCTTTCCAGGTGTTCCAGCGCCgcatggatggacagacagacttctggagagactgggaggagtaCGCCCATGGTTTTGGGAACATCTCCAGGGAATTCTGGCTGGGTCCGTGCCTCATAGGGCTGGGGAGTCAGGGAAGGGATGGCATGGCAGTCCGGTGGACCCCAGTACCCTGATGAAGCTTGCTCTACCTCAGGCAATGAGGCCCTTCATAGCCTCACGCAGTCTGGAGACTACTCTATGCGTGTGGACCTGCGGGCTGGAAAGGAAGCCGTGTTCGCCCAGTATGACTTCTTCCGAGTAGACTCAGCGAAGGAGAACTATCGCCTACACCTAGGGGGCTACCATGGGACCGCGGGTAAGTGTGGGTCCGGATGGGGTTGGGGGCGGCACGAGGGTGATCCTCACCACGCCGTCCCACACCCTGCCAGGTGACTCTATGAGCTACCACAGCGGCAGTGTCTTTTCGGCCCGTGATCGAGACCCCAATAACTTGCTCATCTCCTGCGCTGTCTCCTACCGTGGCGCTTGGTGGTACAAGAACTGTCACTACGCCAACCTCAACGGGCTCTATGGAAGCACAGTGGATCACCAGGTGGGAGCCGTGGAGGCGACGGGGCTCCAGGTTGGGATCTGGGTGACCTGGGAGTGGAGTACTCACACATGGATGGCTGAACTGCTTATTGCCTCAGAGGCTCATCTGTGAAAGGAGACAGTTACACCAACCTTGCTTGGGAATCTTGAAAAGACCGTTTATTAGTGGGCGGAAGAGGGCATCACTTCAGGGATCATGGGGGGAGATGGCTGGACCCTGGGAGTCACCTAGAGGAGCCAGGGTTGGGATGGATAAGGTGGCGTAGATGTGGCGTTGTCTTGACTCTCCTCCCTTGACAACCCTTCCCTCAGGGAGTGAGCTGGTACCACTGGAAGGGCTTCGAGTTCTCGGTGCCCTTCACGGAAATGAAGCTGAGACCCAGAAACTTCCAGGCCCCCACCAGGGGCACCTGAGCCTGCTGCCCACCTCACTCACACCCTGGTATGACTGCCGAGCACTGAGGGGTTGTGCCCAGAGAAGAGCCAGTGTGTCTCTACTGTGCCTAGCTCACCGAGGAAGCCTTCTCTGCCACAGTCTCACAGCACCATGTTtacaggggggaggggaggggaatggagcaataaaggagaaactgaggcacaaggcTTGTCCTATCCTGTCGAGGATTTCTGGCCCTGGTCTTGGGGTGTCAGGTTCCTGGGCTGCAGCCGCACCTGGAAGGGAGGAATTAAGAGATTGATGCCAGTATACGGCAGGGGCTGCAGGGAGGGCAGGGTACCATCTGGTGGCGGCAGCAGCGTGAAGGTCTGGAGCAGGCGAGCCAGCACCACGAAGAGCTCCAGCCACGCCAGAGGCTCGCCCAGGCACACGCGTGCCCCACAGCCAAAGGTCGGTATTCTGGGACTCTTGCCGGATTCCAGGAAGCGATCTGTGGGTAGTAGACAGATAACTAGAGAAGTTTGTCCCAGCAGAGGCGGgtctctcccactccctttccTATCCGCTTCATACCAGGCCAGAACTTGCTGGGCAGTTCCCAAACCATCTCATCCAGGTTGGCGCCTTGGATGTTGGGGATGATGATCGTATCCTTGGGGATATCATAGCCAGAGATGCTGAGGGAGGCATGGAGTCAGGAGTGCCCAGCGAGGCCTTCCTCTCTCAACCCTTACCCTGGGGAATCACCTGCTAGCCCTAGTTGCACGATGGGGCAAGGCCAAGGGCACCGCGGGCCGCAAACGCAGCACTTCAGCAATGGTGGCCATGAGCAGAGGTAGCTGCATTCGGTTCTTGTacaggagctgggagctggggccCAGCTTGAGGTCTAATTCTTCCTGCAGCCGCTTCTGGATCTGAGAAGGAAGGGCAAGGCCGGACTTAGGGACCAGACTTTGCCCAGGTGGCTCCAACTGTCCAGCCGGCAGCCTCTCCCTCCAGCCATATAGCCAAGCCTAGAGCCCCTTCTGTGAGCATAGCCCAGGCCAAGGGTCAAGAGCACGTGCCAGGTGAGCCTTGCTGTCTCCCCACAGCGCACCTCAGGGTGGTGAAGCAGGAAAGCCACAGCCCAGGAGAGCGTGGCAGCCGTGGTCTCCGTGCCACCGACAAAAAGGTCCACCACCGACATATGCACGTGCCGCTCGTGGAGCTGCCCTGGGTCTCTGGCATCTCTTTGCTTCTCCACACCCTGGAGCATGTAGTCAATCATGTCTTTCCACTGCCCTGCCACCAGGCTGTcctgcagaggcaggggaagctGGGTGTCGAGCTTGGGGAGGGACCCCTGCCCAGCAGTGataggggagggggctgggggcggCAGGCACTGGATGAGGCCAGGGGAGCTTCAGTGCTCACCTTGTGCCTCTTCAGCTGCTGCATTACGATATGGTCCCGACTCTCCTGGAACTGCTTCAGTTTCCAGAGGCCTGGATTGGGGAAGAactggggcaggaaggggagtcAGCCGCAAGATGGAGACCGGTggggtcccccctccccccctcccccgcaacCCAGGGGAGTCTGGGTTGCAACTCCTCACCCTGAGAAAGGGAATTATTTCCAAGATTTGGATGGACCAGTGATTCCAGGCTTCCAGCAAGTCCTGGACACAGTTGTGAGTGGCATTCAGCAAAGTGCTGTCCTGCTGGAATAAGAGGGCATGCTTTGAGTTAGTTCAAGACCTGCAGAGGGCCAGGAGGGGAGCTGAGGGATGGACCTGGGGGGGCAAGGAGACAATATGGACCTTGTCTCCGAAAGTGAGACAGCTGATGATACTGCAGGTGAGTAAGGAGAATTCCTTATGGATGGCCACAGAGGCACCGGCCTGGGCTCTCATGCGCTGTGGAGGAGAGACAAGCTGTAGAGGCTGTGGAGACAGAGGGGGgactgggggagagggaagctgACCCCAAGAGGGTCAGGCCACAAGAGCCCAGCCTTACCTCACAGAATTCCTGGGTcagctgctctaccagaggttcCATGGAGTCTCTCATGCCCAGCACCAGGGCCGAACGAGAGAGTTTCTTGTGAGCCTTCCATGTTAGAGAATAATCCCCCATGGAGAGGTCAAAGTCCATCTTTCCTGCAGGAGGGATGGTAGAAAGGCATGTTAACAGCCAACTGAGTAAACCAAAGGCCTTACCTGCCTTGCAGAGTCCAGGAACTACACTTAGCTCAGGGCAGTGACTAtaccaggtggatctctgtgagtgagtttgagaccagcctggtctacatagtgattttcagttcagcaagggctacataatgagacacaatcttgaagaagaggaagagagggagtgataaaaagaagaggaggggttggggatttagctcagtggtagagcgcttgcctaggaagcgcaaggccctgggttcggtccccagctccaaaaaaaaaaaaaaccaaaaaaaaaaaaaaagaagaagagggaaggaagggaagaagggaagaggaagaagaagaagaagaagaagaagaagaagaagaagaagaagaagaagaagaagaagaagaagaagaagaagaagaagaagaagaagaagaagaagaagaagaagaagaagaagaagaagaagaagaagaagaagaagaagaagaagaagaagaattagaagaaaacTATGTCCCAACCCCTTACCAGCTAGTATCTGGGGTCGGCCAGCAAAGTCCACCCACTTTTGGATGAAGGCCTCCTCAATGGTTTTGTTAGAGTTCAACACCACCACATCTAAGGGGAAACAGCAATGTCATCAGGGAAGAAGGGCTCACACaaagacagaagactggcttACCTTGTAGCCCCAAGCGGATCCTGTAGATGGGCCCAAGTTTCTGAGCCAGGCCAAACAGGTGGATAGGAAGGTTGGGCTGTAGAAAGTGCAGAAACCCCGGGGCCAGAGGTGGGAGGCGGAGTTTCCAGAGCTTCCACTGACCCCACACCCAGCGGGTGCCagctagcagcagcagcagcagcaacagcagcccaGGTAGCAGCATGGCCCAACACTTGTGCAGGGCACTGGTATGGACTTTTatagccccagctccagcccTCTCTTGTGTCTCTGATCCTTAGCTTCAGGTCCCTTCCCACTTGTCCCACACACGGAGCAGTGTGTTTTCAAATTGGCACAGCCCCATTGGCCTTGGAAAGTCCATGGATCAAAGATGGGACCATCcatcaagaagaaaggaagggatgcAAAACCCTGACCTTTCCCTATCACGATCCATTTCCTAACTCCATGTTAGCCATCAGCCATGTGAGCCAAGAGGTCCACCCGAGTCGACCCCTCCCACCATACCTCACCTTGGACCAGCTGAGTGAAGTGGATTTGttctagagaaaagaaatgaatggcCGTCTCTGCACAATACACCTTATGGGTTTACCTATAGTCCCTGCAAGTATCATATTGTTAACTGTTACCACTAGTTACTTTATTTTTGTGAGGCTAGGCCAGCCCTCCACTGCCAGCTGCACTCACAGCCCTATGCCCTCTTTTGTTAGCTTTGATACAGAGcgtcactaagttgcccagggtGCCTTGAACTCACGGTGTAGCTCAGGCAGGCTGAAACTTTGAAACTTCCTTCAGGCGGGCTGAAACTTTGAAACTTCCTTCAGGCAGGCTGAAACTTTGAAACTTCCTTCAGCCGCTCTAATGGCCCAGAAGGCAGACATGAGTCACGTGGTTCCCTGTGTAATTCCTTGTTGTTCTTCCCTTTGGTTTGAGGCTttggatggggatggggtgggggtggggacagcacAAGGTGTTACGTGTgcgtacatatgtgtgcacgtgtgtggaaatcaaaggtcaacctcaggtggTTTGTCCAAGGGAAAAATACTCCTGAGCTTTCATTTTCCTGAGCGTCCCGGATTCAGCCAGGCAGGCTGGCCACTGAgcccccagggatcctcctgcctttcccttACTATTTCTGGAAAGATAAAAATGTACCATGGgactagagaggtagctcagtggttaagagcactggctgttcttgctgaggatctgggttcagttcccagctacTTGGCAGCTCACTACCGTTTCTAACGCCAGTTCTGAggttccagtgccctcttctggctgcagaGGGGTACTGCAtgtatatggtgcacagacatgcatgcagacaaaaacaggggcgggggggggttcTTTGGTTGTTtagttttacatttacttattatatttcatgttgtatgtatgtgcaaaagtaaacaaacaaacaaaaatttatgtTCCACTACAACCACAGCCAGAGTTTCATCGTCTTTGTCCTttgttccctcctcccctccttcctcctcctcctcctcctcctcctcctcctcctcctctctctctctctctctctctctctctctctctctctctctctctctctctctctctcatataggTCTTGCTATAAACCCCGACTGGTCTtgatgtagccaagggtgaccttaaTGTGACCCCTCTGTTTCCaactccaagtgctgggatgacagacctATACTACAATGCCTGGCCTACTGCCATTACCTATATGGCCTCTTTCGGTGTCAGAAACGTGGACAGTTAGGTGTGGTGGCGCTTGCCTATAATCAGCCCTTTGAGGCAGTAGCAGGAGGGttgagtctgaggtcagcttgggctgcACAGCAAGACCGTATCTCAGAAGAAACAAGGCTCTGTGTTAGTATTTGCCTCACATTGAGAGGCCCTGGGCTGGGTTCtaccccagcaccacacaaaaagCGTTCAGAAGAC
This window harbors:
- the LOC116886837 gene encoding steroid 21-hydroxylase, with amino-acid sequence MLLPGLLLLLLLLLAGTRWVWGQWKLWKLRLPPLAPGFLHFLQPNLPIHLFGLAQKLGPIYRIRLGLQDVVVLNSNKTIEEAFIQKWVDFAGRPQILAGKMDFDLSMGDYSLTWKAHKKLSRSALVLGMRDSMEPLVEQLTQEFCERMRAQAGASVAIHKEFSLLTCSIISCLTFGDKQDSTLLNATHNCVQDLLEAWNHWSIQILEIIPFLRFFPNPGLWKLKQFQESRDHIVMQQLKRHKDSLVAGQWKDMIDYMLQGVEKQRDARDPGQLHERHVHMSVVDLFVGGTETTAATLSWAVAFLLHHPEIQKRLQEELDLKLGPSSQLLYKNRMQLPLLMATIAEVLRLRPAVPLALPHRATRASSISGYDIPKDTIIIPNIQGANLDEMVWELPSKFWPDRFLESGKSPRIPTFGCGARVCLGEPLAWLELFVVLARLLQTFTLLPPPDGTLPSLQPLPYTGINLLIPPFQVRLQPRNLTPQDQGQKSSTG